The following proteins are encoded in a genomic region of Chryseobacterium cucumeris:
- a CDS encoding LemA family protein encodes MNQIVAIVIAVFLIVAIVAFFISLYNKLVMLKFNVEKAYGNIDVILKQRADEIPNLVNVAKQFMAHEKDLLTKLTELRTSYNNTNDSDRKTELANETSKALSSFFAVSENYPGLLSNNNFLELQKRVSGMEDKIADRREFFNDSVNLYNIGIHEFPNVILAKMLGYKDKTLLDVSNQEKHYEGVQF; translated from the coding sequence ATGAATCAAATTGTAGCAATTGTTATCGCCGTTTTTCTTATCGTGGCCATCGTGGCTTTTTTCATCAGTTTATATAACAAGCTTGTCATGCTGAAATTCAATGTGGAAAAAGCGTATGGGAATATAGATGTTATTTTGAAGCAAAGAGCAGACGAAATTCCAAACCTTGTTAATGTTGCCAAACAGTTTATGGCACATGAAAAAGACCTGCTTACCAAACTGACAGAACTAAGAACTTCCTATAACAACACCAATGATTCCGACAGAAAAACAGAGCTTGCCAATGAGACATCAAAAGCACTTTCATCATTTTTTGCTGTTTCAGAAAACTATCCCGGCCTGCTGTCAAACAATAACTTCCTGGAACTACAGAAAAGAGTTTCCGGAATGGAAGATAAAATAGCAGACAGAAGAGAATTTTTCAATGACAGTGTAAACCTCTATAATATAGGAATTCATGAGTTTCCCAATGTTATATTGGCAAAAATGCTGGGCTATAAAGACAAAACCCTATTAGACGTTTCAAATCAGGAAAAACATTATGAAGGAGTTCAGTTTTAA
- a CDS encoding endonuclease yields the protein MKKIILFSVFAGLAHAQAPAGYYNSANGLSGAALKTELSSIITNGHMDKGYSGLWTAYKTTDIDKDYENDGTILDIYSERPAGSDPYTYTPGSDQCGTYSTEGNCYNREHIVPQSLFNQASPMVADIHFIRATDGKVNGMRSNYPFGKVGSASFTSQNGSKLGTSASSGYSGTVFEPIDEFKGDVARMIFYFVTRYQSKLSSFSSGNMLGSSAFPGLQTWELNVLLAWHNQDPVSQAEIKRNNASYTFQGNRNPFIDNPNYVNLIWGSQQPSGDTQAPTTATGLNVSGTTSSSISLAWNASTDNVGVTGYNVYMNGILQTTTSSTSTTISGLTPSTTYSFYVVAKDAAGNSSSNSSTVSGTTSSGGTTPGTSCANENFETIPAANSTYTTRTWSNGGISWSATDARTDQTINNKAITVRNGSLTSGSSANGIGSLTVTTQLKFSGTNGTFDVKVNGTTVGTIPYSTSSTTTTINNINISGNVVVSLVNTSSSNRVAIDDLSWTCYSGSTARMAQNTAAETTSNSFKISPNPVTNQEIFVKGDLQKVKKAEIYNLQGKTLQTIDQPFRNGNSIKTRNLGQGVYILKLDQVTMQFIVK from the coding sequence ATGAAAAAAATCATTTTATTTTCTGTATTTGCGGGACTTGCCCACGCCCAGGCTCCTGCAGGATACTACAATTCTGCCAACGGACTGAGTGGTGCAGCACTGAAAACTGAATTAAGCAGCATTATCACCAACGGACATATGGATAAAGGGTACAGTGGGCTTTGGACAGCTTATAAAACCACTGATATCGATAAGGACTATGAAAATGACGGAACCATCCTTGATATTTATTCTGAAAGACCAGCAGGTAGTGATCCTTATACTTATACTCCAGGATCTGATCAGTGTGGAACGTATTCTACTGAAGGAAATTGTTATAACAGGGAGCATATTGTTCCTCAAAGCCTATTCAATCAAGCTTCGCCAATGGTTGCGGATATTCACTTTATCAGAGCTACAGACGGAAAAGTAAATGGAATGAGAAGTAATTATCCTTTCGGAAAGGTAGGAAGTGCTTCTTTTACTTCACAGAACGGATCCAAGCTGGGAACATCTGCTTCTTCAGGATATTCAGGAACGGTATTTGAACCTATTGACGAGTTTAAAGGAGATGTGGCCCGTATGATTTTCTATTTTGTAACCCGTTATCAAAGCAAGCTTTCTTCTTTTTCGTCAGGAAATATGTTAGGAAGTTCTGCGTTCCCGGGATTACAGACATGGGAACTTAATGTCCTTTTGGCATGGCACAATCAGGATCCGGTTTCCCAGGCTGAGATCAAAAGAAATAATGCTTCCTATACTTTTCAGGGGAACAGAAACCCGTTTATCGACAATCCAAATTATGTTAACCTTATCTGGGGTTCCCAGCAGCCTTCAGGTGATACCCAGGCGCCTACTACAGCAACAGGTCTGAATGTTTCAGGAACAACTTCCAGCAGTATTTCTCTGGCTTGGAATGCTTCTACCGATAATGTAGGAGTAACAGGATATAATGTTTACATGAACGGAATTCTGCAAACTACGACAAGTTCAACTTCTACAACCATTTCAGGGCTTACGCCTTCTACAACTTACAGTTTTTACGTGGTAGCAAAAGATGCAGCTGGAAATTCTTCATCGAACAGTTCAACAGTTTCCGGTACTACTAGTTCTGGCGGTACTACTCCGGGTACTAGCTGTGCCAATGAAAATTTTGAAACCATTCCTGCAGCCAACTCTACTTATACAACCAGAACATGGAGCAATGGCGGCATTTCCTGGAGCGCAACGGATGCAAGAACAGACCAGACCATTAACAATAAAGCAATTACGGTAAGAAACGGTTCTTTAACTTCCGGCAGTTCTGCAAACGGTATTGGTTCTTTAACAGTAACTACACAGCTTAAATTCTCAGGAACCAATGGTACTTTTGATGTAAAAGTAAATGGAACAACCGTAGGAACTATTCCTTACAGTACTTCATCTACAACCACGACTATCAATAATATCAATATTTCCGGAAATGTAGTGGTAAGCCTGGTTAATACTTCATCAAGTAACAGAGTTGCTATTGATGATCTTTCATGGACATGTTATTCAGGATCAACAGCAAGAATGGCTCAAAATACAGCAGCAGAAACTACATCCAACAGTTTTAAAATATCTCCTAACCCTGTTACCAATCAGGAGATTTTTGTAAAAGGAGATCTTCAGAAAGTAAAAAAAGCCGAGATTTATAACCTTCAGGGGAAAACTCTTCAGACAATTGACCAGCCTTTCAGAAATGGAAATTCTATTAAAACCAGAAATCTTGGCCAGGGAGTTTATATTTTGAAACTGGATCAGGTAACGATGCAGTTTATAGTGAAATAG